ACGCTTCCCCGGGAAAGGACGCGGCCGGGAAGGGATCGGACAGGGAAAGCCTTCTCAGCATCGCCGGCCACCCCCGTCACCCCCCTCAACCCCGAGCAGCTGGCCGCGGTGATATACGATCGAGGACATCTTCTGATCGTGGCAGGCCCGGGCACGGGAAAAACCCTGACCCTGACCTACCGGATCAGGCATCTCATCCGCGAAAGACGGGCCCGGCCCGAACAGGTCTTGTGCCTCACCTTTACCCGGAAGGCGGCCGGGGAGATGAGGGACAGGCTCTCCCGGCTCCTGTCGGGTCCTGAGGGCGCCCTGGTCCGCGTGGCCACATTCCATCGATTCTGTCTGGATCTCCTCAGAGAGCACGGCGCCGCCACAGGACTCCCGACCGATTTTGCCCTCTGCTCCGAAATCGACAAGGAACATATGGCAAGGGACGTTCTCGACCGCCAAGGCCCAGGCAAACCCTCCCTCAATCATTTCCTCAAGGCCTTATCCCGCTGCAGGACCGGCCAGGTGCTGGATTCCCCTGCAGGCCCTGATGAAACCGCATGCCTCCCCTTGTGCCGTGAATACCAGCGAACCTTGAGAGAGGCCGGCATGCTCGATCTGGAAGAACTGGAGATAGAGGCACTGAGACTTCTTCGGGACCATCCGGAGACATCCGGGGTGGATGGCGAAGCCTTTTGCTGGATATGTGTGGATGAATACCAGGATACCAATCGGGTCCAGGCGGCGATCCTGAAAGAACTGGTTCAAAGGGGCAAAGGGGAAATCTGCGCCATCGGGGACCCGGATCAGGCCATCTACGGATTCCGCGGGGCGGACGTCCGCAACTTCTACGGCTTTGCCCGGGATTTCCCCGGCGCACAAGAGATTGTCCTCACCCGCAACTACCGGTCCACACCGTCTATCCTCAAGGGGTCGGCCGAGGTTATCCAAAGAGAGCGACCTCTGATTTCCGGGTCTACGGAAGGAGGACCCATCTTACTGACCCACTGCCGAACCGAATCCGAAGAGGCAGAGATGATCGTGGAACAGGTAGAGCGCCTGATGGGGGGTACCTCTCACTTTTCCATGGACAGCGGCCGGGTGGCCTCCCACGAGGGAGTGGAAATCTTGGGATTTGGGGACATCAGCGTCCTCTACCGGCTCAACGCCCAGGGGGACGCCCTCGCAGAGGCCATGGACCGGTCGGGAATTCCCTTTGTCCGGTCCGGAGAGGCCCCTCTTATCGCCGGATATCCGGTGAATATCCTCTGGCGCTACCTCCAGGTCCTGTGTTATCCGGATGCCCATTATTATGCCCGTGCCTGGGAGCAACTCAGACCCGAGGGAGTTTGTGTCTTCGGGAGGGGGGAACCTAGGCCGCACGCCGGGGACAGTTGCGTTCTGGACGTTCTAAACCATGCGCTGGCAGTGCTCGGGCTTGCGGTGGATTCGGATGAGGCCGAGAGGGCGATGTCCCGTCTCAGGGATCTGGCCACCCACTGTCAAGGGGATCTGAAGGCCTTTCTGGATCTCCTCTCCATTGACCGGGGCATTGATCATGCACTGTTGGCCGGCGACCGGATCGCTCTCATGTCCCTTCATGCGGCCAAAGGTCTCGAATGGGAGGTGGTCTTTATTACCGGGTGCGAGGCGCGGCTCCTCCCCTGCCTCCTTTTCGGAGACCGGGACCTGGCAGAGGAGGCCCGCCTTTTTTATGTGGGGATGACCCGGGCCCGCTCGCGGCTCATCCTGTCCTATGCAAACCGCCGCTCCCTCAATGGGCGTTTTCTCGATATGAGCCCATCACCTTTCCTCGATCTCATCCCTGAAGACGTGTGCCGACCCCTTGATCGCCGGGAGTGGCAGCCCAAAAAACGACCGGCCCGGCAGTTGAAGCTGTTTTAGGCTGGATGCTCGATGCTGGATATTGAGAATTGGCCCATGGCCGATAGCTGATGGCTGATAAGGGGGATAAAAACGCTTAATAGCCTAAAGCGGATAACCGCAACCAAAACGGCTGTGTGCTGTCCCGTCATTCCGGCGTGCCCTTAGCCGGAATCCAGTCCGCCGGTTTTCTGGATTCCGGCTAGAATCGTGCCGGAATGACGGAAGGCCAAGCGTGCAGTGGAAGGATGGCCATATTTTCTTGTTTTTCATGACAGAAGACCAGGAATTAAGGGCCTAACAGCGCAGTAACATAACAACTTGTGCCCAACGCCTCATGCCTCGCGCCTCGTATATGACCGGTTGATGGATACCCGTTTTTCAATCGTCAGTCGTCAATCCGATGGACCGGCTGGTTGAAATACCCTAATTCCAGGCTTGGGAATTCCGCCCTCACGATCTCGGCCATCCTCCTCATGCCGATGCCCGGTCCCTTGGGGCCGGGCATCTTCTCCAGATAGAGACCTGGATCGATGCACAGATTTTTGAGGTGGAGGAAATTAACCCCGGTCTTCTCAATTAACTGTCTCAGGGCCTCGATCTCCGGCTCCTGATCGGTGATCCCGGGAAAGACCAGGTAGTTGATCATGGTATAAAGCCCCAGGTCTTTGGACAGGGCGACGGCTTTTGCCACGTCTTCAAAATGATATTTCCGGGGCCGGTAATAGGCATGATAGACCTCCGGACGCGCGCTGTTCATGCTGATTCGAATGGAGTCCAGGCCGCTCATGGCAACCTCCCGAACCCGGTCAGGCCGGCTCCCGTTGGTATTGAGATTGATGGTGCCCCGTCCTGTCTGACTCCGGATCTCACGGATGCTTTCCGCCATGACCCGGTATTCCGTCAGCGGCTCCCCTTCGCATCCCTGGCCGAAGCTGACAATCGGTTCCGGCGCATGGGTTAAGTGCCGCACCGCCAATTCAACGACTTCTTCCACTGAAGGGGTGAAAGAGATCCGTTCATGAGACGCCTCGAACGAGGCATCGGGCTGAAGGGAGAGGCACCCGAGGCAGGCGGCATTGCACTTTCGGCTGATTGGCAAGGGGGCCTCCCATCTTCCTAAAAAGAGGTTTTTTGCCGCGAAACAGTGGTTTTCCGTGGCGCAACGGGTCAGGTGCCGCACAAGAGGCCCTTCCGTATTCCGCCGTTTAAACCGGCGAATGGCAGACACCAGCTCCCTGTCGTCGTAGTTTCGGGGATCCCATTTAGGGTTGTATTCCACCTGGAATCCCGACACCCAGTATCCATCCTCCCTGAATCCCACGGCACCGTAGGCCCACGAAGGGAGGGTGTAGGCCTTGACCCTGTAGTCGGCCGCCGGAAGGTGGCCCCGGACCCATCCCGGTTCAAGAAAGGCGGCCACGGCAAGGCACCTGGAGAGGACCCCGCCCACCCTTGTCTCCTCCAGAATCACGGGTTCACCGGTATCGGGATCAAGACCCATGGGCGGACAGTCGGGGATATAGAATAGCTTGCTGAAGGCCGGCATCGGCGCCAGGTCATCTTCCTGGATCACTTGCGGCACAGACCCGGAAAGACCCAACATCCTGAGATGAGGGTGTTCATAGATACGGCCATGGCTGTCGGCATACAGCATGAAGGGAAGGTGTTTCATATCAAATTTCAGAGCTTCACCCATGGTTTTATCGGCATCAATGTTAAGATTTGTACCGCTTCCTGCTAAACTATTGACTCTAAGCACCTTAAAGCATAAATTAAAAAGTTGCAATCATTGTCAATGCCGAACGCATCGGCTTCACCCCAAACACTGTTCTTAATTTTTTCGCCAACGGCCCCTATGACACCGACTCAGAAACACACGGAAAAACAAGGAAGGCAGTTCCGGCTGGTTAAATTCTTTGCCTACGCAAGCTTCATCGTTTTGATTATCTTCAGTTTTCCATTTTCTATGGTCATCTCCCGGCAGGCAAAAGACATCCTGATGAAGAGCTATGAAAATTATGCCCTTCTTCTGGGGGAAAACCTGAATTATCAGGTGTTTCAAAACTTTGTACTCCCTGTAACCAGCCAGTTCGGCAAAATCAGGCTGAGGGAGGAATTTCAATATGAGTTGATGGATCGTATCGTCAGGAACACCACCCACAGCTTCAAGATAGATCTGGTCAATATCTACGATATCAATAACGACGTGATCGCGTACAGTACCGATCCGAGTCTCCTGGGCAAAAAAGTACGGGAGAGCTTAGGGTACAAAAAGGCCGTCATGGGAGAGAATTCCTCCGGGCTGATATCCGGCGGGGATACCCCCCTCTGGGGTCTGGGTATTGAAAAGATGGGGGGGGAGAAGAAGCTGCGGACCTACATCCCCTTCACGGGAATCGGCCCCTTCCTGGGGGATACCGGATATGTGCTGGGCGTCTTCGAACTGATCCAGGATCTGAGCGAGGAATTCAAATCCGTCATTCGGTTTCAGTACCTTACATTCGGGCTTTCGATCCTGATCATGGGCATGATCTTTATTGCCCTTCTTCTGATCGTCCGTAAGGCCGAGAATATCATCGATGAGCGCGCCAGGCAACAGCGGGAACTCGAGGAGCAATTGCACCATGCAGAGAGACTGGCTGCATTGGGCGAAATGGTTGCGGGGGTCTCCCATGAGATCAGAAACCCCTTGGGCATTATCCGAAGCACCGCAGAGCTGTTGGGATCCATGCCCGGCGCAGAAGACTCCACGACCCGGCTCACGAAGCTGATTATAGAAGAATCCGGCAGGCTTAACGATATTGTCACCGAATTTCTGGACTATGCCCGGCCCATGACGCCCAAGTTTCAGAATGCCGACCTCAGACAAATCCTGGAGAGAACATTTCTCTTTCTGGGACCGGAACTCGACAAAAATGGGATTTCCCTTCAGAACAATCTCGGCCATCGCTCCCTGGAACTCCGGGCAGACCCGGAAAAGCTCTACCGGTCGCTTCTCAACATCTTTTTAAACGCCATTCAGTCCATGCCGAACGGGGGCGAGATCACGGTGCATGTGACGGAGGAGAAAGACGACCATTATTTACTTAAGATTGCAGACACCGGCACCGGGATCAGCGAAACGGACCTGAAAAAGATCTTCAATCCTTTTTTCAGTACCAAGGAGAAGGGGACGGGCCTCGGGCTGTCCATCGTCCGCAATATCATTGAGGGGCATAACGGAAAGATATGGATAGAGAGCCGGGTGGAGGGTTCCCAGGATGGAACACCCTCGGGAACAGAGGTGATGATCAGACTCCCTGTGAAGTGAGTCTGGCCGGCTGCTGGAGGATCGGGATAATTGAAATGCTGAAATGCTGCCATAGATGGCCTTCCTGACCTCTGGTCTTTACCGCTGACCATGGTTCTTTATTGAGTAACTTTAACTCACTTTAGGCACTTAAAATTATAATGGAAACAATCCTGATTGTAGATGACGAAAAAAACTATTTGGTGGTACTCGAGGCCCTCCTGGGAGCGGAAGGCTATGAGATCGTTACTGCCAATGACGCCAAGGCCGGGCTTGCTACGGTGCGTGAAGCAGACCTGGACCTGGTGATAACCGATATGAAAATGCCGGGCATGAGCGGCATGGAACTCCTCGAGGCGTGCAAGAAGATAAAGCCGGACCTGCCGGTCATCATGATGACGGCATACGGAACCATTGAGATGGCCGTGGCCGCGATGAAGAGGCATGCCTATGATTACATCCAGAAGCCCTTTGAAAATGAGCAATTGAAGCTGACCATAAGAAAGGCCCTTGAAAACTATCGGCTTATCAAGCAAAACAGGCTTTTGACAGAGGCCCTTTCAGACCGCTTCAGGTACGGTAAGCTGATTGGAAAAAGTAAGCCGATGCGCCAGGTGTACGATCTTATTGAAAAGGTCTCCAGGTCCAAGGCATCCGTGCTCATTACCGGCCCTTCCGGGACCGGAAAGGAACTCATCGCCAAGGCCATCCACTATCATGGCCAGAGAAAGGACCGGCCGTTTATTTCCATCAATTGCGGCGCGTTGACGGAAACCCTGCTGGAAAGCGAACTCTTCGGGCATGAAAAAGGGGCCTTTACCGGGGCGGTGGCCATGAAAAAGGGGCGGTTTGAACTGGCCGATGAGGGAACCCTCTTTTTGGACGAAGTGGGTGATATGCCGCCTTCCCTCCAGGTCAAGCTCTTGCGGGTGCTCCAGGAGATGGCGTTTGAACGCGTCGGCGGCACACGGACGATCCAGGTGGATGTGCGGGTTCTTGCTGCTTCCAACAGAAACATCAAGGAGGATGTCATGAATGGGGTCTTTCGTGAAGACCTCTATTACCGCCTCAATGTCATTCATATCGACGTCCCTTCTCTCCAGGAAAGGACGGACGATATCCCGCTCCTGGTAAGGCATTTCATTCAAAAATTTCATGCCGGAGACAGTGATGACGCCATCCAGCTGAGCCCCGAGGCCTGGAAGGCCCTTTACGCCTATCCCTGGCCCGGGAATGTGAGGGAGCTGGAGAATGTCATTGAGAGGGCCGTGGTCCTCCATACGGCCGGGCAGATCACGGTGGATGATCTCCCGGCAGAGCTGACCGGAGCAGAAACCCAATTCGATGTGGAGAGATTCATTCCGCCCGACATCCCCTTGCAGAAGGCCCTGGAAGAAATAGAGGAACGCCTGATAAGGAGGGCCCTGATCCGGTGCGACAATGTCCAGGCCCATGCGGCCAGGGACCTGGGGATCACCAAAAGCCTTATCCAGCACAAGATGAAAAAGTACAATATCACTGTGTAGCGGTACAAAATATGGTACCCGAAGTTATCTTTATATCTTAAGCGGTTACCTAAAAGATCCGTTTTTCGGGCAGGTATGGGTACAATAAATTGGACTTTGTGAGAAAGCCGTCGAAGGCCGGCCCATCCTCTGGATCAATAAAATACCGATTAAAAACAGATGCTTGCAAATACGTTGCCTGAAGCGGACTGTTTTGGCAAGCCTCTTGCAGTATCAATAAGGCAAATAGCAATACTCAATTACTCTTTCCTCCTAAGTAAAACCGACCTCGCCTTGCGGGGTCGGTTTTTTTTGGCCTTCCGGATCCGAGCACGGCCGGTCAAGGGAGTGCCACATCGCAAGATAGAATGTTTTGAGGGTCCGGTGCGCAAGCTCCCGTCCATTGCGGGGAGGATCGGGATGTGGACCACGCCTCATCCACACCGGATGCAAGAGTACAAAAACACGCTTTAGCGGTAAAAAATATGGTACCCGAATATATCATAGAATTTCGGGAGGTTATTTAAAAGATCCGTTTTTCGGGCGTGAATGGGTACAATAAATTGGACTTTTGAGGAGTATCAGCGGGAAGCGCACATCCGGCAAGACAAACAGATATCCTTAAAAAACAGAAGGTTATAGATGAGTCGCCAGAAGCGGGATGTTTTGGCAAGCCTCTTGCAGTATCGATAAGGCAAATAGTAAAACTCAATTACTCTTTCCTCCTAAGTAAACCAGCCCTGCCTTGCGGGGCTGGTTTTTTTTGGGGCAATTCCTCACGCCTTGCGCCTTATCCCTACATTCAATACCCTAACCGCCTCAATGCCCGCGTATCCCGGGACCAGTTTTTTTCCACCCTCACCGTCAGATCTAAATAGACCCGCAGCCCAAAGATCTTTTCCAGGTCCAGCCGGGCGGATCGCCCGATCGCCTGGATCATCTTCCCTCTCCGGCCGATGAAAATCCCCTTTTGAGAATCCGTCTCCACGTGAATCCGGGCTGAAATCATCAACACCCCCTTCTTTGGCATGTCATCGATCTTCTCCACGGTCACCGCGGATGCATAGGGCAATTCCTGCCGCAACTGAAGATAGATCTTTTCCCGGATCACCTCTGATATCAAGAAGTTCTCCGGCTGATCGGACGCCATATCCTCCGGGAAAAACTGGGGTCCGGGTCTTAATCGGGACCTCAGTTCATTCATGAGGAGATCCACATTGTCGCCCTTCAAGGCGGAGATGGGGATGATCGCATCAAAGGGATATCTCTTTCCGTAGTCTGCCATCAGGGGGAGGAGCATTTCCTTGGGTCCCTTATCGATCTTGTTGATGAGGAGAAGACACGGCCTCTTCATCCCCTGCAAGTTCTTCAGGATGGGTGAGACCGCGGCCCCCTCCATCTCGCCCAGCTGGATCATCACCAGGAGGATGTCCACCTCCTGAAAAACCGCAAGGGCAGACGCCACCATGCTCTTGTGGAGCGGGGTCCGGGTCCGGTGAATCCCGGGCGTATCAATGAACACCATCTGAACTCCCGCCTCATTATGGATGCCGAGGATGCGGTTCCGCGTGGTCTGGGGCTTGGGCGACACTATCGTCACCTTCCTCCCCAGAATACGATTGAGGAGCGTGGATTTGCCCACGTTCGGGGGGCCGATGATCCCGATATAACCGGACGAAAACGTCATATGACCTCCACCCTGACCCTTCCTTCGGCGACCGTCTCATCGGCGGCGATCCCGACGATTGTTGCCCCGGTCTTGTCTTCGATCGATCGGATCCCAAGATTGCCATGGCCTCTCACGAGCGGGATCTCCGGAGCGGGTGCAAATATCCTGATTTTTCCGGCTGTTCCCCGGATGGGCAGATCCGCTTCAATGGCCTTATGATGAATGGCCGAACGGACCAGAAATCCAAAGGCGGGGTGCCAGGGACCTGCCACAATCCGCCCTGGCTCAAGGAGCGACGGGGAACTCATGAGGCCGATCCGAATCACCGGGATCCCGTTCTCTTCCAGGCGGATCGTCCCGGTGACGCAACGGTAAACAGCCTCATGGAGCGTCAACGGCCGGTAGGTCCCGGCCTCGTACATCCGCGCAAGCCCTGTTCCTGCAATGACTATCGCGGGATAGAGCCGGACCATGTCGGGGTCCAGGGAGATGACCGCTTTGACGGTGGCGCAGAAGGTCTCTCTGGAATCTCCCGGCAGCCCCGGCATCAACTGGATCCCCACCTTGAACCCCTCCCGCCTCAACAGCCGGACCGCCCCTGTCACATCTTCTGCCGAGTGTCCCCTTCGGGCCATGGCGAGGACCCGGTCATCCATCGACTGGACGCCCAATTCGACCGTCTTCACATGCCGGGCCTTCAGGATGCCCAGGCCATCCTCGTCCACGAAATCGGGCCGGGTGGAGACCCTGACGCCGCTGATCAGCCCTTTTTCGATGTACGGGCCTACCGCCTGCAGAAGCCGTTTCATCTGCGCAACAGGAAGCCCTGTAAAGGTCCCTCCGTAAAAGGCCACCTCCGGATTCCGATCCGGATCAAAGGTCCTGGAATGAACGGCCTGATCCAGTACCCCCCTGACGTAATCGCCGTCCACCACCCGGGCCGCCTGGGCGGTTATCCTTTCCTGATCGCAGAAGATACAGCGATGCGGGCATCCGGTGTGCGGAATAAAGATCGGGATGATCAGCGGTTTCACCTTTTTAATACCTGAGCCGGATAAACAGGGATTACGAATTTAGCATCTCTGGTGGTAACTTCTCTGCACCACGCGGAGAAGCTGGCGGCCTTATCAGTCATCGCACGCGGGGGGATGGATGTTCATTTTTGAAGCGCTCGCTCCTTTAGAACGAACAAGGCCTGCCGCGCCGCGTTCTGCTCGGCCTCCTTCTTGCTTCTTCCTTCACCCTCTGTCAGGGGTTTTCCCATCAAACTCAAGGAGACAAGAAACGACCTGTCATGGGCCGGACCTGTCTCCTGGATGAGCCGGTATCTGGGGAGCGTCTTGCAGGTCTGCTGGGTATATTCCTGAAGCAGACTCTTGAAATCATGGACCCGTTCCCTGCTCGCCACCCGCTCCAACAGGGGTGAAAAGAGCTCCTCTATCATCCTCTGTGCCCGGTCGAACCCTCCATCCAGATAGACAGCCCCGATGAGGGCCTCAGTGGTATCGGCGAGGATGGAAGGCTTCTCCCTGCCGAGGGTCTGTTCTTCACCCTTGCCCAAAAGGAGATAATCTCCCAATCCGAGGCCCTGCGCAACCTCGTAAAGGCCGGCTTCATCCACCAGCATGGCCCTGAACTTGGACAGCTCTCCTTCTCTGGCATCTTCAAAATGGCGCATCAGGAGATGGCTGACGGCCAGATCCAGCACGGCATCTCCCAAAAACTCCAGCCGTTCGTTATCCTCCAGTCCCGGCCACACCTGCTCATTCACATAGGAGGCATGGCAGAACGCCCGGACGAGCAGCTCAGGGGCGTGGAAGGTGTACCCCAACCGCTCCTCAAGGCGTCTGAATCCTGTTTCCAGAAACAATGATTCTACTCTCTCTTTCTTCATCCCCTGGCTTCTCAATCAAATTTGATCACCAATTCCATTCCATTGCTGTGGAAAAACCGATGCCGAAGTTTATAATAATCCGCTTCCCTTTTTCAAGTTCAGAAAGTCCCGGGTAAGATTTGCGTTCAAAAGGCCCGGCATCTCTGATATAGTGGCACACCATAGTGTCCTGCTGAACAAGACGACAGGGGTCATCTTCCCGCATCGGCCATAGATGCGGGCGCTGCCTATCCCGGCCCCCCTGACCCTCTGACTCAGAACCAAGGAGACCCGCTCCCATGACATCCCGATCTCTTCAGCAATCCGGCATCTTGCTGCTCCTCTTCTCGTCTCTCTTTCTGAGCAGCACCCCGGCAACGGCCGCAGATATCCTCAAGATAGAGACAGAAACGACCGTAGAGGTGTCGGCCGATCGGGTCACGGCCGGCATTACCTTTACCAACAGGGGGACGGCCCCGGCTCACAACCTCCAGGTTCACCTGACCGCCCTCGGCCGAACCGATGCCTCGCCGGTGGTGGCGCGCCTCGACCCCGGGCAGTCAGAACGGGCCTTCTTTGAAAGGGAGATCAAAGGGAAAGGAAATGGACGATACCCCTTAACCGTGCGGGTGGATTTTCACGACGCCAACCAGTATCCATTTTCAGCCTTGTCAGGGATGACCTTCCATATCGGCGAGGCGGTCAACCCTGACCTGGCGGCCCTGGCCCGTGACATGACCCTCGACAAGGGCGGGAGGCTCCGGTTCGACATCAAGAACCTGGGAATTAACCCGCAAAAAATCATCGCCACCCTGGTCCTTCCCAAGGAATTTTCGTCACCTGAATCCAAGCACGTCTTTGAGATCGATCCTCGGTCCGAAAAGATCGTGGACTTCGAGATCCGCAATTTCTCCGCCCTCCCCAGGGCCGCGTATCCCGTCTTCTGCTATTTTGAATACAATTCCGGGGGGGTCCACCATACAATCCTTGCCAGATCCCTGGTGACCGTTGCCGGGGATGAAAATCTGTTCCGCAGATTCCGGTGGGCCTGGATCACCCTGGCCGGCATCCTTGCCGTACTCCTCGTCTTTGTCCTGATCAAGGAACGCCGGAAGAAATCCCCAATTCCTAAATCCCTGAATTCGCATAGTCAATGAAACTCATTTTCCATGGCGATGATTTTGGATTGACCTCGGGGGTCAACAGGGGAATCATCCGCTCGTTCAGGGAGGGGCTCCTGACCAGCACCTCGATGATTGCGGCCGGGGAGGCCGCACAGGAAGCCATTTCGCTGGTCAAAGACACCCCGGGATTGGATATGGGCGTGCATCTGACCCTCTGCGATGAACGGCCCGTGCTCCGCCCTCGACACCTTTCTTCGATCATCCCTTCGGGCGGTCGCTTTCCTTCCAGGATCCATCTCCTGAAAACGATCCTCTTCAGGCGGATAGATTACCGCGAGGTGGAGGCCGAATGGCGCGCCCAGGTGGAAACGGTCCTGAATGCAGGCATCCGGATCAGCCACCTGGACAGCCACCAGTTTGTCCATCTCTTTCCCGGGCTTATAGGGGTGTGCCTTAGAATAATCAGGACCTATGACATCCCCTTTGTCAGGGGGATCATGGTTGACCCGGCATCCCTCAAGTCGGGGCTCAGAAGGCTCATCCAGTGGGCCGGTCTCGCCGGATGGTCCCGGCTTTACGCCTCCCGGGTGCTGGCGCCCCCTGTCAAGATCATCCCATCGATGGGATTCCTGTCGGCAGGCGGCAGGTTGACCCGGGCCGCGCTCCTCCATACCCTGACACGGCTTCAGGCCAACTTATCCGCGCCCACAATGGAAATCATTCTTCATCCCGGAACCGGCGACGCCCATACGATTCATACCTATTGTCACTGGGGGTATGACTGGAAAAAGGACCTGGACCTGCTTACCGACGGCGCACTCAAACAAGACCTGGCCCGGCAAGGCATGCAACTCACCTCCTTCGGGAAAGAGCGATGACGCACCCGGAAACCATACTCCTCATCAATCCCGACTGGACCGGGATCCAGACACAGAAGCAGCCCCAGTTCAAGCGGATCTGGCAGCCCCTCGACCTGGCCATAGCCGCCGCCATGCTCGAACAGGAGGGCTATTCCGTCCGGATCCTGGATAATAATATCGAGCACCTCTCGCCACAGGCCATCGGCCGACGGGCAGACCAATGCCAAAAGGTGTTTGTCACCTCCACCCCCTATGACCGATGGCAGTGTCCCGCTCTGGACATCGGGTTTTTCTTCCGCACCATCGAGCGGATTCCCAGGGAACGGCTCTATATTATGGGCGCCCACGTGACGGAAAGACCGGAGGCCGTCCTCAGGCAAAGCCGGGCCCGCCTGGCCATTCTGGGCGAACCGGAACAGACCGTTTTAGAGCTGGCCCGGCAGGACGGCTCCCCGGATATCCCTTCCGGCATCCCCGGCATCGCTTGGCTGGAGGGCGACCGGCTGGTCTGTTCAGCCCCCAGAGGGTTCATCCACGACCTGGATCGCCTCCCCTATCCGGCCTACCACCTCCTGAATATGGACCGATACCACTATGCGTTTCTGGGGGGCAACTTTGCCATTCTGGAAGGGTCAAGGGGATGCCCCCACAGGTGCAGTTTCTGCTACCTCGGGAT
Above is a genomic segment from Deltaproteobacteria bacterium containing:
- a CDS encoding UvrD-helicase domain-containing protein, with product MTEMKFIADLHTHSRFSRATSKALDPEHLSLWAGKKGVKVVGTGDFTHPGWFAELADKLVEAPCEGLYQLRSDIQQAIDSEALPSCPGPTRFLLTGEISCIYKKNGRTRKLHHLILMPDMDAVVRFNRRLDRIGNIASDGRPILGLDSKDLLEIVLETSEQAFFIPAHIWTPWFSLFGSKSGFETIEECFEDLTGHIHALETGLSSDPPMNRCLSALDPYLLVSNSDAHSPGKLGREANLFDTHLDYPHMIQAMKTGAGFAGTIEFFPEEGKYHLDGHRKCGVRLHPEETLRLDGICPVCRRPLTVGVLNRIYELSDRSTPRRFKTFHSLIPLPEILSEILRCGPATKKVAVFYEKLLSDLGPELEILMHVPQKRLEASGGPVLAEAIRRMRSGHVIRDEGYDGHFGTIHLFQEPEKAGAAGQTALFTNPTPNSRAAPAPAPTLPRERTRPGRDRTGKAFSASPATPVTPLNPEQLAAVIYDRGHLLIVAGPGTGKTLTLTYRIRHLIRERRARPEQVLCLTFTRKAAGEMRDRLSRLLSGPEGALVRVATFHRFCLDLLREHGAATGLPTDFALCSEIDKEHMARDVLDRQGPGKPSLNHFLKALSRCRTGQVLDSPAGPDETACLPLCREYQRTLREAGMLDLEELEIEALRLLRDHPETSGVDGEAFCWICVDEYQDTNRVQAAILKELVQRGKGEICAIGDPDQAIYGFRGADVRNFYGFARDFPGAQEIVLTRNYRSTPSILKGSAEVIQRERPLISGSTEGGPILLTHCRTESEEAEMIVEQVERLMGGTSHFSMDSGRVASHEGVEILGFGDISVLYRLNAQGDALAEAMDRSGIPFVRSGEAPLIAGYPVNILWRYLQVLCYPDAHYYARAWEQLRPEGVCVFGRGEPRPHAGDSCVLDVLNHALAVLGLAVDSDEAERAMSRLRDLATHCQGDLKAFLDLLSIDRGIDHALLAGDRIALMSLHAAKGLEWEVVFITGCEARLLPCLLFGDRDLAEEARLFYVGMTRARSRLILSYANRRSLNGRFLDMSPSPFLDLIPEDVCRPLDRREWQPKKRPARQLKLF
- a CDS encoding radical SAM protein; the protein is MGEALKFDMKHLPFMLYADSHGRIYEHPHLRMLGLSGSVPQVIQEDDLAPMPAFSKLFYIPDCPPMGLDPDTGEPVILEETRVGGVLSRCLAVAAFLEPGWVRGHLPAADYRVKAYTLPSWAYGAVGFREDGYWVSGFQVEYNPKWDPRNYDDRELVSAIRRFKRRNTEGPLVRHLTRCATENHCFAAKNLFLGRWEAPLPISRKCNAACLGCLSLQPDASFEASHERISFTPSVEEVVELAVRHLTHAPEPIVSFGQGCEGEPLTEYRVMAESIREIRSQTGRGTINLNTNGSRPDRVREVAMSGLDSIRISMNSARPEVYHAYYRPRKYHFEDVAKAVALSKDLGLYTMINYLVFPGITDQEPEIEALRQLIEKTGVNFLHLKNLCIDPGLYLEKMPGPKGPGIGMRRMAEIVRAEFPSLELGYFNQPVHRIDD
- a CDS encoding GHKL domain-containing protein; amino-acid sequence: MKSYENYALLLGENLNYQVFQNFVLPVTSQFGKIRLREEFQYELMDRIVRNTTHSFKIDLVNIYDINNDVIAYSTDPSLLGKKVRESLGYKKAVMGENSSGLISGGDTPLWGLGIEKMGGEKKLRTYIPFTGIGPFLGDTGYVLGVFELIQDLSEEFKSVIRFQYLTFGLSILIMGMIFIALLLIVRKAENIIDERARQQRELEEQLHHAERLAALGEMVAGVSHEIRNPLGIIRSTAELLGSMPGAEDSTTRLTKLIIEESGRLNDIVTEFLDYARPMTPKFQNADLRQILERTFLFLGPELDKNGISLQNNLGHRSLELRADPEKLYRSLLNIFLNAIQSMPNGGEITVHVTEEKDDHYLLKIADTGTGISETDLKKIFNPFFSTKEKGTGLGLSIVRNIIEGHNGKIWIESRVEGSQDGTPSGTEVMIRLPVK
- a CDS encoding sigma-54 dependent transcriptional regulator, whose protein sequence is METILIVDDEKNYLVVLEALLGAEGYEIVTANDAKAGLATVREADLDLVITDMKMPGMSGMELLEACKKIKPDLPVIMMTAYGTIEMAVAAMKRHAYDYIQKPFENEQLKLTIRKALENYRLIKQNRLLTEALSDRFRYGKLIGKSKPMRQVYDLIEKVSRSKASVLITGPSGTGKELIAKAIHYHGQRKDRPFISINCGALTETLLESELFGHEKGAFTGAVAMKKGRFELADEGTLFLDEVGDMPPSLQVKLLRVLQEMAFERVGGTRTIQVDVRVLAASNRNIKEDVMNGVFREDLYYRLNVIHIDVPSLQERTDDIPLLVRHFIQKFHAGDSDDAIQLSPEAWKALYAYPWPGNVRELENVIERAVVLHTAGQITVDDLPAELTGAETQFDVERFIPPDIPLQKALEEIEERLIRRALIRCDNVQAHAARDLGITKSLIQHKMKKYNITV
- the era gene encoding GTPase Era, with amino-acid sequence MTFSSGYIGIIGPPNVGKSTLLNRILGRKVTIVSPKPQTTRNRILGIHNEAGVQMVFIDTPGIHRTRTPLHKSMVASALAVFQEVDILLVMIQLGEMEGAAVSPILKNLQGMKRPCLLLINKIDKGPKEMLLPLMADYGKRYPFDAIIPISALKGDNVDLLMNELRSRLRPGPQFFPEDMASDQPENFLISEVIREKIYLQLRQELPYASAVTVEKIDDMPKKGVLMISARIHVETDSQKGIFIGRRGKMIQAIGRSARLDLEKIFGLRVYLDLTVRVEKNWSRDTRALRRLGY